The Hymenobacter sp. GOD-10R genome includes a window with the following:
- a CDS encoding sugar-binding domain-containing protein yields MQQPISSGKPFSSYILALLLLYCLTCPLAKAADVISLAGQWQFKADPQDQGVAEKWFSTALTETVTWPGSMAGNDKGDEITLKTKWTGSIYDSSWFFNPRLAKYRQPGNIKIPFWLTPNKYYVGPAWYRKQVTIPANWQGQRIVLNLERAHTETRVWVDAAEIGLQNSMVVAHQYDLTKVLTPGPHTITVRVDNRIKTLNVGPDSNSLTDHTQGNWNGVIGQISLKASSPVYLADVQVYPDLKSRTAKVKLIIQNTLPEETKGQLTLAAKSFNTSTRTHEVGPRKASFVAKPGENMLEVVVPMGKKMLLWDEFDPALYQLTALVQTTDKRRDEKQVQFGMREFKVKGNRLMVNGRPVFLRGTVNNCEFPLTGYPPMDVALWERIFKIARAHGLNHMRFHSWCPPEAAFVAADKVGFYLQPEGPSWPNHGTSLGDGKPIDQFLYDETNRMGQAYGNHASYCMLSAGNEPAGRNQAKYLAQFVKYWQARDTRRVYTGASVAMSWPLVPENEYMIKSGSRGLPWVNAAPEAASDYRAAIEKFPMPYVTHEMGQWCVFPNFKEIAKYTGVYRARNMELFQQDLADRGMGTQGADFLQASGKLQALCYKSEIEKSLRTPGLAGFQMLGLQDFPGQGTALVGVLDAFWDEKGYISPQEYSRFCNATVPLVRLPKFVYTTAETFETPAELYHFGPQDLQKPIITWTIKDPSGATLASGTFDGKVIPTGTNTPLGTVRFPLASITKATKLKLEIAVAKTAFANDWDFWVYPATLPTLASNDIYYCTNLDAKAQEILNQGGKVFLNGAGKVVKGKEVVMNFTPVFWNTSWFKMRPPHVTGFLTNAKHPALADFPTEDYSNLQWWEIVNRAQVMILEDFPAGFTPLVQPIDTWFLNRRLGLIMEAKVGKGKLMVSSANLSAEPNHGPAARQLYYSLLRYMQSEQFNPAYAVDIKTVQDIFQTPSKETFMTYTKDSPDELKPKAK; encoded by the coding sequence ATGCAACAACCTATTTCTTCGGGGAAGCCTTTTAGTAGCTACATACTTGCGTTGCTACTACTTTATTGTCTGACCTGCCCCTTAGCCAAAGCTGCCGACGTGATTTCGCTGGCCGGGCAGTGGCAGTTTAAGGCTGATCCGCAGGACCAGGGCGTAGCGGAGAAGTGGTTTTCGACTGCCCTGACCGAAACAGTGACCTGGCCTGGCTCCATGGCGGGTAACGACAAAGGCGACGAAATCACCCTCAAGACCAAGTGGACCGGCAGCATTTACGACAGCTCCTGGTTTTTCAATCCGCGCTTGGCGAAGTACCGGCAGCCCGGCAACATCAAGATTCCGTTTTGGCTCACGCCAAACAAGTATTATGTGGGGCCCGCCTGGTACCGGAAGCAAGTCACCATTCCGGCGAACTGGCAAGGGCAGCGCATCGTGCTGAACCTAGAACGCGCCCACACCGAAACCCGCGTGTGGGTTGATGCGGCCGAAATTGGATTGCAGAACTCCATGGTGGTGGCGCACCAATACGACCTAACCAAGGTCCTCACGCCGGGCCCGCACACCATCACGGTGCGAGTGGATAACCGCATCAAAACGCTCAACGTCGGCCCGGATTCCAACAGTCTCACCGATCACACGCAAGGCAACTGGAACGGCGTCATCGGGCAGATTTCCTTGAAAGCTAGCTCGCCTGTTTACCTCGCCGACGTGCAAGTGTACCCAGATCTGAAAAGCCGCACCGCCAAGGTGAAGCTCATAATCCAGAACACCTTACCGGAAGAAACCAAAGGCCAGCTAACCTTAGCTGCTAAGAGCTTTAATACCTCCACGCGCACGCACGAAGTGGGGCCACGGAAAGCTAGCTTCGTCGCCAAGCCCGGTGAGAACATGCTGGAAGTAGTCGTGCCAATGGGCAAGAAAATGCTACTCTGGGATGAGTTCGACCCCGCATTATACCAGCTCACGGCTTTGGTACAAACCACCGACAAGCGACGCGACGAAAAGCAGGTGCAATTCGGCATGCGCGAGTTTAAGGTGAAAGGCAACAGACTAATGGTGAATGGTCGGCCAGTGTTTCTGCGTGGCACGGTCAATAACTGCGAGTTTCCGCTCACGGGCTACCCGCCAATGGACGTAGCATTGTGGGAGCGGATCTTCAAGATAGCGCGGGCGCACGGGCTGAACCACATGCGTTTCCATTCGTGGTGCCCGCCGGAAGCGGCGTTCGTGGCGGCAGATAAAGTGGGTTTCTACCTTCAGCCAGAAGGACCTAGCTGGCCCAACCACGGCACTTCGCTCGGTGACGGCAAACCCATCGATCAGTTCTTATACGACGAGACCAACCGCATGGGACAGGCCTACGGCAACCATGCCTCGTACTGCATGTTGTCGGCGGGGAATGAGCCGGCTGGGCGCAACCAAGCTAAGTACCTAGCTCAGTTTGTGAAATATTGGCAGGCCCGCGATACGCGCCGCGTGTACACGGGTGCGTCGGTGGCCATGAGCTGGCCGCTGGTGCCCGAAAACGAATACATGATTAAGTCAGGCTCGCGCGGCTTGCCGTGGGTGAATGCCGCGCCTGAAGCCGCTTCCGACTACCGCGCCGCCATCGAAAAATTTCCGATGCCCTACGTGACCCACGAAATGGGGCAATGGTGCGTGTTTCCGAACTTCAAGGAAATCGCCAAGTACACCGGCGTTTATAGAGCGCGCAACATGGAGCTGTTTCAGCAAGACCTAGCCGACCGCGGCATGGGCACGCAAGGCGCCGACTTCCTCCAGGCTTCCGGCAAGCTGCAGGCCCTGTGCTACAAAAGCGAGATAGAAAAATCGTTGCGCACGCCAGGGCTAGCGGGTTTTCAGATGCTAGGTTTGCAGGACTTCCCCGGCCAGGGCACAGCGCTGGTAGGCGTGCTCGATGCCTTTTGGGACGAAAAAGGCTACATCTCGCCGCAAGAGTACAGCCGTTTTTGCAATGCGACGGTGCCGCTGGTGCGCCTACCGAAGTTCGTGTACACCACTGCGGAGACCTTTGAAACGCCCGCTGAGCTCTACCACTTCGGTCCCCAGGATTTGCAGAAACCGATTATTACTTGGACGATCAAAGACCCGAGTGGGGCCACACTCGCCAGCGGCACCTTCGACGGCAAAGTTATCCCGACGGGTACCAACACGCCCCTTGGTACGGTGCGGTTTCCATTAGCTAGCATCACGAAAGCAACCAAGCTGAAGCTGGAAATAGCAGTAGCGAAAACCGCCTTTGCCAACGATTGGGACTTCTGGGTGTACCCGGCCACGCTACCGACCCTAGCTTCGAATGATATTTATTATTGCACCAATCTCGATGCCAAAGCTCAAGAGATTTTAAACCAAGGCGGTAAGGTATTCTTGAACGGGGCGGGCAAGGTGGTGAAGGGCAAGGAAGTGGTCATGAACTTCACGCCGGTGTTCTGGAATACATCGTGGTTTAAGATGCGCCCGCCGCACGTCACGGGCTTCCTCACCAATGCCAAGCATCCGGCCCTAGCCGATTTTCCGACGGAAGATTACAGCAACTTGCAGTGGTGGGAAATCGTGAACCGGGCGCAGGTGATGATCTTAGAAGACTTTCCCGCTGGCTTCACGCCCCTCGTGCAGCCAATTGATACGTGGTTTTTGAACCGCCGCCTAGGGCTGATTATGGAAGCAAAAGTGGGCAAGGGTAAGCTGATGGTGTCCAGCGCGAATCTATCGGCGGAGCCAAACCACGGTCCGGCCGCGCGGCAGCTTTATTATAGCTTGCTGCGCTACATGCAGTCGGAGCAGTTTAACCCGGCTTATGCCGTTGATATTAAAACGGTGCAAGATATTTTTCAGACGCCTTCGAAGGAGACGTTTATGACCTATACCAAAGACAGCCCTGACGAGCTAAAGCCGAAAGCAAAGTAG
- a CDS encoding formylglycine-generating enzyme family protein produces MDLRLELVNNRAQQKNGLLARWFINVLGLSSLGLGLLGCQHTSPADKPAVAAAPATQTMCYAPDSKLPQQAASNTPGSDKLNVEPPTGPKPASMVWIPAGNYQMGTNDAHSFPNERPAHAVRLHGFWMDEHEVTNAEFARFVAATGYKTTAERPVDWEQLKAQLPPGTPKPAAENLAPGSMVFTPPSQPVPLDDYTAWWRWVPGASWRHPEGPKSTLKGRENHPVVQVSWDDAVAYAQWAGKRLPTEAEWEWAARGGLTNKRFAWGDTPPTNKQANIWQGSFPNQNTEADGYAGTAPIKSFAANNYGLYDMAGNVWEWCSDWYRADEHITLASLGQCENPSGPSVSLDPDEPTIPKRVTKGGSFLCHVSYCESYRPSARRGTSFDSGMSHVGFRCVK; encoded by the coding sequence ATGGATCTTAGGCTGGAACTTGTGAATAATCGTGCTCAACAAAAGAATGGATTATTAGCTCGTTGGTTTATCAATGTGCTAGGCCTTAGTAGTCTAGGCCTAGGTCTGCTAGGCTGCCAACACACAAGCCCCGCGGATAAACCAGCTGTAGCGGCAGCACCCGCTACGCAGACGATGTGCTACGCGCCGGATTCGAAGCTACCACAACAAGCGGCCAGCAACACGCCGGGTTCCGACAAGTTGAACGTCGAGCCACCAACAGGCCCCAAGCCCGCCAGTATGGTTTGGATTCCGGCCGGCAATTACCAGATGGGCACCAACGATGCGCATAGCTTCCCTAATGAGCGGCCCGCGCATGCCGTGCGTTTGCATGGCTTCTGGATGGATGAGCACGAGGTAACGAATGCCGAATTTGCGCGCTTCGTAGCTGCTACGGGCTACAAAACCACCGCTGAGCGTCCCGTAGATTGGGAGCAGTTGAAGGCGCAGCTGCCACCCGGCACGCCCAAACCCGCGGCGGAAAACCTAGCTCCTGGCTCCATGGTGTTTACGCCGCCCAGCCAGCCGGTGCCCCTCGACGACTACACTGCCTGGTGGCGCTGGGTGCCGGGCGCAAGCTGGCGCCATCCTGAAGGGCCAAAAAGTACGTTGAAAGGCCGCGAGAACCATCCGGTGGTGCAAGTGTCGTGGGATGATGCCGTGGCGTATGCCCAATGGGCGGGTAAGCGTCTGCCTACCGAAGCCGAGTGGGAGTGGGCTGCCCGCGGTGGTTTGACCAATAAACGCTTCGCCTGGGGCGACACGCCGCCAACCAACAAACAAGCGAACATTTGGCAGGGCAGTTTTCCCAACCAAAACACAGAAGCCGACGGCTATGCAGGCACGGCGCCCATCAAGTCATTTGCCGCTAACAACTATGGCCTCTACGACATGGCGGGCAACGTGTGGGAGTGGTGCTCCGATTGGTACCGCGCCGATGAACACATCACCCTGGCGAGCCTAGGTCAGTGCGAAAACCCCAGCGGCCCCAGCGTCAGCCTCGACCCCGATGAGCCAACTATACCGAAGCGCGTGACCAAAGGAGGTTCCTTTCTCTGCCACGTGAGCTACTGCGAGAGTTACCGCCCCAGCGCCCGCCGCGGCACCTCCTTCGATTCGGGTATGTCGCACGTCGGGTTTCGGTGCGTGAAGTAA